The Sciurus carolinensis chromosome 5, mSciCar1.2, whole genome shotgun sequence genome segment TCATGTTCCTTCATCAACCTGGCATCCTCATTCTCAGTTGCAACAATAATCTTTCTGACACAAAGATACTCCAACATAGGCCACAGACTTCCTCCATACAAAATCCTGCTACTTGTTGAAGCTAGAAACTTCTCAAGATGAGAGTACAATTGTGCTGTCTTTACCATCTATCCCCAATTGGTATCCCCAATAACTGATCAAATAAAGAAGTTTCTGGGGCTGAGGATACAGTTCAGAggcagatcacttgcctagcatgtttgaggctcTGGGTTTTATCCCTAGAactggaagaaggaggaggaggaggaggaggaggaggaggaggaggaggaggaggaggaggaggaggaggactacAACGACGACGACaaggaggaggacaaggagaaggagaaggggaaggagaagaggaaaaagtggaaggggaagaggtgggagaggagagagaggaggaggagaggaagaggagaaggaggaaaagagagaggtgtgtgtgtgtgtgtgtgtgtgtgtgtgtgtgtgtgtgtgtctttgctGGCCatgttaataaaaatcaaatccagATCCCAGATATTTCCCAGTTGTCAGGGAGAGAGAACAATCATCAAATCATGACAGTAGAAATCAGTAAAAGCAATAAAAGATCTCCAAAGGAAGGACCATCTTGGAAAATAGGCATAGAAGCTTCTAAGGGCAGCTGCTTCTCAGGAGGCATTTTCCCCTCCCTTCCATCTTTGGAGGGTGGGAGTTTAATTTCCCTGCAGGGAAGTAAACCTCCTGACTATGTTGGACATGCTGACCACATTAGCCAACTCTGGGAAGGTTCAAAGGAATGGTCCCCACCCgccacatgcatgcatgcactcTCCATCCCTGATTTAAGAAATCCATCATAATCCTAAGTGCAGGACAGAAGGGGTCAAAACTCTACCCTGGAGGCTATATTACCACTCATGAGGGATCCTCACCAGGAGCACAAAGAAGACGAAGAAGACATAGGTGACAAAGTAGGCAGGGCCCAGGATGCGGTTGGCATTGTCGATAGCATTGTAGTCAAAGTCCCCAAGAATTATTCGAAACTGAGTGAAACTGAGAGATCAAGTCAGGGCTTCACACAGAGCCTAAACAAACCCCGGCGCTAATCCATACCCTGCCCCACTTTCCTAACTTCATATAGACCCCTCACTGTACCTCTGACCCAATCTGATGAAGCAGATAAATGAATTACTTGAGCACACACTTGGGCTTCCTGAGACTAACCCAAATATGTTAAGCACGGACATGCCCATATGCCTTCCCGCATTTTCCCCAAGGTGCTGGAGAGTGAGGGGTAGAGGGTGGAAGAGTGGGATACACACATGCACTTGATGAATGTGCTAAAGTTTTCCACTTGAGTCCCAAAAAGCAGGTAGCCAAGCTGGGcataagcaaagaaaacaatgaagaacatGACGGCAAAACCCAGGATGTCCTTGGCACAACGGGCTAGTGTGGAGGAGAGCTGGGTCATGGTTTTGTTGAAGCTGATGTACTTGAATATCTGCAAAGGCCATGACAAACCAAGTGGTgaagtagaagaaatgaaaagtgttttttaaaaaagtctatcCTGGGACCTATGGAGGCTACAGAAGGTGACAAATGAGACAGGCATTAAGGAGGGGAGAGTAAGTGCCCTGAGGTAGGTCTGGGAGAGGAGAACCCCAGGTACCTTGATCCAAGCAAAGAAAAGATTGACAGCATTCATGTTGTTGTACTGTGTCTGCCAGAAGGCCAGGAACTCGAAGTCAGCATATGTGTTTGGCTGCTGCAGGAGCTTCCCCATCAGCCGATTCACCTCTAGAGTTCGGAATATGTGGAAGCCCATGGCCACAATGGAGAGCTGTCACACAGGGATACTGGGGTTGTCGGAGAGGTTAAGGGGATCTCAAGAGAATTTCAAAGATGAGGTCCCACAGGAGAGGTGGGGCAGGTAGATAGGTGGGATTGAAACACCCCTCCCTGTTGAGGTGTTCAATACCTCAGGTTTAGACAGAACCAGAGAGGGTGACTGGGAGCAACTTGAGTGTTCCAAAGCCTGAGAGAAGGCTTTAGGATCAGTGGCAAATGTACAGGTTGTAAAGGGCCAAAGGAACCAAAATCAGGAAAAATgttttcccccacccccacaacttCCAAGTAGATGAAAATGAAGGAGCAGAATActtgaacagaaaagaaaagacagggcTTTCAGGGGAACAGGTCATAAAGGCAAAAGACAGGAGAGAAAGGAATATCAAGTGTGTAAAAAGGTTTAGAccacaggagaggagaggacatgTAGGAGATAAGGTCCCCTGAGCCAGGGGAGTCTCACTCTCTCACTCAGCGAGCCACAGTGATTTAACCCAAACTCAGGAAGAGGGCTCAGCCTTCAAAAGGAAGAACTTGGAGCTCCCACCAAGGTGGAAGCTCCTCCTTCCCTATTATGTCCCATGTCCCAAACATCTGTCCCTCACCAAAATGACCACTAGGTCCAGTACATTCCAGATGCTTCTAAGGTAATGAAGCTGGTGCATGCGGAGCTCTAGGATCTCCTCCACCACGTAGTATAAGATGAAGATGCAGAAGATGATCTCACAGCCAACGATGAAGAAGTCCCAGTTGCTCACATAGCGAATCAGCTTGACTGTGCGGATTTGCCAGGATGGAATGGCACCTCCTGTAGCTGGGAATTCCACCACCAGTCTATAGGAAATTGCAGATGGTTAGTGGGCATGGACTGGGAACATTCCTCCCACATCCCCTCCTTCCCACACCCATCCCTGGCCTTTGTTTAGGGAAGGATCTCAAGTATAGCAGACAGGGACCAGCAACCAGGGATGGAAGGATACAACAGGAAAAGGGCCCACCTCAGAACACAGAAAAGATTGATGTTGGCATTGTAGACAGAGAAGTCAATGAAGACCACCCTAGTGCCCCTGTCCAGCCACAGCCCCTCCTGAAGGTTCCGGAGTGCCTCTGCACTGGCCTGTCGAGACACTGGAAGGTCCAGGTAGTAACCACCTCCGCTGTAGCTTGTGAGCTTCCCCCAGTGGGAAGAGCCTCCCAATTCCTCCTGTGAGTGGTATGTCCACCTGCCATAGAAAAAGCCATCTGAGTAAAGAGGGTTTGAGTAAGTCCAAAAGCTCATCTCCAAGATGATGGCAACACTTTATGACCACCTGGGTCTTATACTTCTATGTGCATCACATATCTACATACACACactatatgtgtacatatgtatatgtgtatgtatgtatatataacatgacatatatatttcatacaaCATGTATTTCACACATATTATTTTGGTTGATTCTAATAACCAAAAAGAAGTGAGAAGGGAGGTAAatattatccacattttacaaaagaggaaacagtCTCAGAGATTCCTAAGATATAAGCAGCTGTGTAGTGACAGTACTGAAACTCAGATGTAAATCTCCtcatttttctactattttttcaATGGCAAAGACAAGCCCCATTTTTGACCCAAACCAGAGCAGTCTCCATAAGGGAAGCACCTTGACTGTAAATCCAGAAAGGATCCTTACTGCTCTCATGACTGTTTGACCCCAAGGTTCTACCTCACAAAATTTTTAACCTGGACCCCTGTTTCCTCCCCATTCTGTCCTGTCCTGTccattcccttctttttcttctctcatcacATCCATTGGAAACCTCTTGCTGCTCCCCCATCAGTCCCAAGGGCTGGGCTCTCCAGCCATGACTTGTGTGGCAGTGTCAGCTTCACCCCTTTGTCATACCCCCAAGGGACTTCTGAGCAGAGATGCTTTCCCTGTGGGGACTGCTTGCAGAGAAGGGTGATTGTGACCTATATGTGGGAAGAGGTACAGAGGCTACAGCCTGTCTCTAGCCTGTCTCCTCTATTTCTGAGTGACACACACCAAGGTCCCCACAGAGTTGCACTTGGGACTCAGGGAGATGCCCATCAAGTCCCCTGAAATGCCCACCCCTATAGCTCTTGAGGGCTCAGCAGAAGTAGTTCCCACTCCTGGAGATGGTGTGTCTCAGAGGGGCAGCCCTGTGGCCTTGGTGGGGGCTTACTCACGCTGTGCCATCGAGGAGCCCAAAGGGGAGTTGCTCTTCTTTGTCTGGAGAGTAGACATTGTAGCAGCTCAAAATGTCCTCACGGAAGTCCTTGTGCACCACACAGGAATCATTGCGGACCCTCAGCTGCCGCAACCTTGGAACCCCCAGCAGCAGGTTCTCGTAGTAGATGAAGGAGTGCGAGCCATGGCCCAGGCTCTGGTTGTTGTACCACTTAGTCCAATACAGGCTGTCCAGGAGTGGGCCCTGGGCAAACTGGACCAGGAACTGAGTTGGGCAGACCCAGCCTCCTTCTGACCACTGATCTTCATTCTCACTCCCTGGTCACTAGTTTGTCTCCAGTGTCTTGTTTGAACCCTCAACTAACCAAGTGACCCAGGGACCTTGACCAGATCCTTAACCGACtctatgtataaaatgcattttgaggTTCAGCCTACCCTCTCACTCCCAATTCTAGTCTAACCCCTGGTTTGGTTCCTCTATCAACATCCCGACCCCTTGCCTACCTCCACCTTGACTCAAGCCTAACCCATGAATTCAGCTTGACCCTTTGACTCAGTCTGATTCCAGACTGACCTTATCTTTGAGGATATGATCCATGTTCTGGCCTGGGTTCCCAGGTCGttgaaaagaagaggagagaggggaggaaatTTCATACTCACATCCCAGAAATCTGCCATGCTGCTGATGGCCTGGAAGGAGACTCCAGTATCTGATGGGGTATGTAGGAAGAGCTCGGACATCACTTTGGTGTAGTAATAGGCACTGGAGCTTGTCATTCCATAGGTCACTAGAAAACAACCCCAGAGACTGTGTTCTTCTCACAGTTCCCATCTCCATTCCGCAGAGGTGGCAGGAAAATTCAACTGCCCTGGGAACAGAGGTGCTACCTACCCCTTGAGTTGGCTGGGGAGGTAGATGGTGGCTCTTGGGAAAACCAGGGAATGCATTAGGGAAGGGTATGAACATAAGgctcctcttttccttccaacTTGTCTCAGAGAGACTGAACTCTATTCAGTAACTCTCTCTTGACATTGCCATTCTAGAATTTCACTTTTCTCTCCTGACTCAACTTAACTTCCTACTATTTATTCCTCAGAGCCAAGATATTTATGTCATCTACATTGAGTGGTgctaccttttatttttcttcttcttatgtCTTTTGGAAATGCCTCCAAATTCTATATCACTCCAAGACTCTGGCCAATCACTTTTCAGTACAGATGTGGTCTCCTGGCTTCTAGAGTCTGTGAATCTGCAGCCATGGGAGCAGCAGGTAGGCACAGCACCTCTGATATGGTTAGTGCATCCTGATGGGCTTAGTTGTTTCCTGAGAGAGGAACTCAGAGCATCCCAGATCAAAAAGACCTGACCTTTTCCCTGAAGAACTGGATCTCCCTCAACCACTCATAAGAACACACCCAGTCCCGTGTGCCTAAAATGGATCTCTCAAGGTACCTTCTCCAGGATTCCTGGTTAAAAGAGAGAATTTGAAGAGTATACATCACTCATCACTTATTTCATAGATTGTCCCCCAATTTGGATTGTTTGGTACATCCTCATGATTAAATTTAGGTTATATGTTTTAAGGAGGAGTGCCATACAGTTGATATTGTGTCCTCCTCAGAGCATATTTGTTTGTCTCCTTACTGGTGAAGTTAATTTTGATCCCTTGTTAAGATTGGGTCTACCAGATTTCCTCAGTGGcaaattaagatttttctttttctaattaataTGCATTTTGTGGGGACACTATGTAGACACCCTCTTACCAATCTTTTACCTACTAGATGAAGGTTTCTATTAATAACTTTGATTATTACTAATATGACTATCAAATGGTGATTTTTTCAATCCATTATTCCTTCTGAATTAATtatttggtattattattattagtattattttagtttttttttttttttttttttttttttttttttgcagtactggggattgaactcaggaccttgtgattgcgaggtaaacactctaccagctgagctatctccccagctctattttagtattttttagttgttgatgaacctttatttaatttatttatttatatgtggtgctgagaattgaacccagtgccttacgcatgctaggtaagtgctctaccactgagctacagccccagctcctggtattattatttaaaaatattttcagtcataGATGgacaaaattcttttcttttatttatttatttttatgtggtgctgaggaccaaacccagtgcctcacacatgctaggcaagcactctaccactgagctacaaccccagcccaacttggtaatattttgagaaaaagctttCCCTTGCtccttattcatttatatttatctgtttaaacTCATGGGTTCTTGGCTTCCACCCACCATGGGTTataatttgttattattgtttattttgttactcAAAATTTGGAGACCAGGTCATGACAGACATAGAAAGGCTAAGAACTTTTTCCACATTAAAAGGGACCAAACAtaggttggggttgtgactcagtggcagagtgcttacctagcatgtgtgaggcactgggttcaattctcagaaccatatataattaagtaaataaataaataaacaaataaataaaatgaaggtccatcaacaactaaaaaatatttttcaaaaaggggctaaacaaaaatgaaaaataaatgtaatatgagATCCTACAATGGATCTTgcactatattttttttcttttgctttaataGCTATTAATTAGTGAAACTGCAataagttctgttcatggatgaCAATGACAGATTAATGATACTTTCCTGACTTTGATAAGAGAATAttcttggggtttttttgtttgttttgtttttgatttggtgGGGgaggtacaagggattgaattcaggggcactcgaccactgaggcacatccccagccctattttgtattttattaagagacaggctctcactgagttgcttagtgcctcagtgccttgcttttactgaagctggctttgaattcgcaatcctcttgcctcagcctcctgagccgctggaattataggcatctgccaccatgccctgctcagTTTTAAAAGTACACTTTACGTATTTAAGAATAATGggacagggctgggattgtggtttggtggtacagcacttgcctagcacatgtgagaaagtggatttgatcctcagcaccacaaaaacgaataaaaagaaacatattgtgtccatctacatctaaaaaagtttaaaaaattaataatgggaCATTGTAGCTGCAATTTACTCTTAAGCagtaatggtgtgtgtgtgtgtgtgtgtgtgtgtgtgcgcaaaTGTGTGTAAAAGAGGGAAAGCAAGCATGATAGAATAGGGAAA includes the following:
- the Pkd2l1 gene encoding polycystic kidney disease 2-like 1 protein; translated protein: MNAVESPEGQELQELGNRAWDNPAYSGPPSPHGTLRICTISSVGLPQPQPKKPEDGPQEKTQRTLVSSCCFHICHSIRGLWGTTLTENTAENRELYVKTTLRELLVYTVFLLDICLLTYGMTSSSAYYYTKVMSELFLHTPSDTGVSFQAISSMADFWDFAQGPLLDSLYWTKWYNNQSLGHGSHSFIYYENLLLGVPRLRQLRVRNDSCVVHKDFREDILSCYNVYSPDKEEQLPFGLLDGTAWTYHSQEELGGSSHWGKLTSYSGGGYYLDLPVSRQASAEALRNLQEGLWLDRGTRVVFIDFSVYNANINLFCVLRLVVEFPATGGAIPSWQIRTVKLIRYVSNWDFFIVGCEIIFCIFILYYVVEEILELRMHQLHYLRSIWNVLDLVVILLSIVAMGFHIFRTLEVNRLMGKLLQQPNTYADFEFLAFWQTQYNNMNAVNLFFAWIKIFKYISFNKTMTQLSSTLARCAKDILGFAVMFFIVFFAYAQLGYLLFGTQVENFSTFIKCIFTQFRIILGDFDYNAIDNANRILGPAYFVTYVFFVFFVLLNMFLAIINDTYSEVKEELAGQKDELQLSDLLKQGYNKTLLWLRLKKERVSDVQKVLKGGEQEIQFEDFTKTLRQLGHTEHEITELTAAFTRFDQDGNHILDEKEQEQMRQDLEEESVALSAEIENLGQSIVCSPTSKLGPEAARAGGWVSGEDFYLLTRRVLQLETVLEGVVSQVDAMGSKLKMLEKKGWLTPSPVVEEQAVWKHLQLAPAVPLARWEFPCKREGEALEMSRL